The following proteins come from a genomic window of Gimesia chilikensis:
- the hisN gene encoding histidinol-phosphatase, whose protein sequence is MTIHSEQFELKARLELALTASEKASELILKYYQSPELKVDRKSDDSPVTIADRGAEELLREEITMAFPDDSIMGEELPPVEGSNEFKWILDPIDGTKPFTQGVPLFGTLLGLEENGKLVMGVCRFPALDEVVYAIKGDGAWWKIRDQEPRRARVSEKAQLSDAVFCTTTMTRWETIGKQKAYENLCRNSYLARGWGDCYGHMLVATGRAEVMVDPVLSPWDAAALLPILEEAGGHWIDFDGKPSIYTGNGMAVNDALKDEVLQIIAQN, encoded by the coding sequence ATGACTATTCACTCAGAACAATTTGAACTGAAAGCCCGTCTGGAACTTGCACTGACCGCCTCTGAAAAGGCCAGCGAGCTCATCCTCAAATACTATCAGTCCCCCGAACTGAAGGTAGATCGCAAGTCAGACGACTCACCGGTCACGATCGCCGACCGCGGGGCAGAGGAATTGTTGCGGGAAGAAATCACCATGGCGTTTCCTGACGACAGCATCATGGGTGAGGAATTACCGCCGGTCGAAGGTTCAAACGAATTCAAGTGGATCCTGGATCCGATTGACGGCACCAAACCGTTCACACAAGGCGTGCCCCTCTTCGGAACCCTGCTGGGTCTGGAAGAAAACGGTAAGCTCGTCATGGGCGTCTGCCGTTTCCCCGCTCTGGACGAAGTCGTCTATGCGATCAAAGGAGATGGGGCCTGGTGGAAAATCCGTGACCAGGAACCACGTCGCGCCCGGGTTTCAGAGAAAGCTCAACTCTCTGATGCCGTATTCTGTACCACCACCATGACTCGCTGGGAAACTATCGGTAAGCAGAAGGCCTATGAAAACCTTTGTCGCAATTCCTACCTCGCCCGAGGCTGGGGCGACTGCTATGGCCACATGCTGGTGGCCACTGGTCGTGCCGAAGTGATGGTGGACCCCGTCTTGAGCCCCTGGGATGCTGCTGCTTTGCTGCCCATTCTGGAAGAAGCCGGCGGTCACTGGATTGACTTTGATGGCAAGCCTTCAATTTATACTGGCAACGGAATGGCCGTCAACGACGCTCTCAAAGACGAAGTCCTGCAGATTATTGCCCAGAACTAG
- a CDS encoding lactate racemase domain-containing protein: MEQPHQTLTEQEVIQWFEENLPVEDYRNKRILLIIPDATRTAPLPLLFATFHRLLSPVARQIDVLVALGTHPPMPEKDICRLLGISESARRAEYKDVGLYNHEWDNPERLTEIGTLTKEDTKAISEGLLEMEVPVTINSRIRDYDMLQIMGPVFPHEVVGFSGGSKYFFPGISGPDLLNFFHWLGALITNVGIIGVKHTPVREVVNRSAAMIPNEKRCITFVVAPDSSLYGLFYGTPESAWESAANLSGQIHIKRKPKPFKQVLSCAPLMYDELWVAGKCMYKLEPVVADGGELIIYAPHMQEISVTHGKLISEVGYHVRDYFTKQWDQFKDYPWGILAHSTHVRGTGTFEDGIERPRVQVTLASQIPPELCEKINLGYRDPDTIDVESFADREDEGILLVRKAGEHLYRLENE, translated from the coding sequence ATGGAACAACCTCACCAGACCCTCACCGAACAGGAAGTCATTCAATGGTTCGAAGAGAACCTTCCCGTTGAAGACTATCGCAATAAACGTATTCTGCTCATTATCCCGGATGCAACCCGCACCGCACCTCTGCCTCTCTTGTTTGCAACATTCCATCGCCTGTTAAGCCCTGTTGCCAGACAGATCGATGTGCTGGTTGCCCTGGGCACGCATCCCCCCATGCCCGAGAAAGACATCTGCCGCCTGCTGGGAATTTCAGAATCGGCCCGCCGGGCAGAATACAAAGACGTGGGACTGTATAACCACGAGTGGGACAACCCCGAACGTCTGACTGAGATTGGTACGCTCACCAAAGAAGATACCAAAGCCATCTCCGAAGGCCTGCTGGAAATGGAAGTCCCTGTGACGATCAATTCCCGCATCAGGGATTACGATATGCTCCAGATTATGGGGCCCGTCTTCCCACATGAAGTCGTCGGTTTCTCCGGTGGCAGCAAATATTTCTTCCCGGGAATCTCCGGTCCGGACCTGTTGAACTTCTTCCACTGGCTGGGCGCCCTGATTACCAACGTGGGAATTATTGGCGTCAAACATACGCCGGTACGCGAAGTCGTAAACCGTTCTGCAGCAATGATCCCTAACGAGAAACGCTGTATTACCTTCGTCGTCGCTCCAGACAGTTCGCTCTACGGCTTGTTTTACGGAACCCCGGAATCGGCCTGGGAATCAGCCGCCAACCTCTCCGGCCAGATTCACATCAAACGGAAGCCGAAACCATTCAAACAGGTACTCTCCTGTGCTCCCCTGATGTACGATGAACTCTGGGTTGCCGGCAAATGTATGTACAAGCTGGAACCAGTAGTCGCTGATGGGGGTGAACTGATCATTTACGCCCCGCACATGCAGGAAATTTCGGTCACTCATGGCAAGCTGATTTCCGAAGTTGGCTACCATGTCCGCGACTACTTCACCAAACAGTGGGACCAGTTTAAGGACTACCCCTGGGGCATTCTGGCCCATTCGACTCATGTCCGTGGTACAGGGACATTCGAAGACGGCATCGAACGGCCCCGGGTCCAGGTGACTCTGGCTTCCCAGATTCCTCCCGAACTCTGCGAGAAAATCAATCTCGGCTATCGTGATCCCGATACGATCGATGTCGAATCATTCGCAGACCGTGAAGATGAAGGCATCCTCCTGGTAAGAAAAGCAGGGGAGCACCTTTACCGTCTGGAAAATGAATAA